A window of Mucilaginibacter paludis DSM 18603 contains these coding sequences:
- a CDS encoding gluconate:H+ symporter, whose amino-acid sequence MAISILCACIVMLVLLIAWGKVNTFLAFLLVSVVAALLLGMPVSSIPQAINKGLGDTLGSLVIIIVLGAMLGKLVAYSGAAQKIATVLKNTFGYKYVTWAMSLTGFIVGIPLFYNVGFVLLIPIIFSVAYNYKLPLVYVGLPMLASLSVMHGFVPPHPSPMALVMQFHADLATTFGYGVIVAIPAIIIAGPIFAGTLKKMQSNPAISMRGDQMPDAQLPGIITSIFSSLLPVLIIGGCTLITRVYGYNAAVKNISGFIGDPTIAMVLTICIATYTLGIRTGKRLTTIMSIYGESVKDIAMILLIIGSAGILKEIFVETGVSNELAALLQGFNLPPLLLAWLITAVLRLCLGSATIAGLTAAGIVYPLIAHHGANPNLMVLAVGSGSLFCSHVNDTSFWLFKEYLGLSMKQTFLSWSLMETLVSVIGLIGVLILGEIFKVTTIG is encoded by the coding sequence ATGGCGATATCCATCCTTTGTGCCTGCATCGTGATGCTCGTGCTGTTAATAGCCTGGGGCAAAGTTAATACTTTCCTGGCCTTCTTGTTGGTATCCGTGGTGGCAGCATTGCTGCTGGGCATGCCTGTGAGCAGTATTCCTCAGGCCATTAATAAAGGACTGGGCGATACGCTGGGCTCGTTAGTCATCATCATTGTATTAGGGGCTATGCTGGGTAAACTGGTAGCCTATAGCGGCGCGGCGCAAAAAATAGCAACCGTACTTAAAAACACATTTGGTTATAAATATGTAACCTGGGCCATGTCGTTAACGGGCTTTATTGTGGGCATACCCTTGTTTTATAACGTAGGCTTTGTATTGCTTATCCCTATTATATTTTCGGTGGCTTATAACTATAAGCTACCGCTTGTTTATGTAGGCTTGCCTATGCTGGCATCACTCTCGGTAATGCATGGTTTTGTGCCGCCCCATCCCTCGCCCATGGCGTTGGTGATGCAGTTTCACGCCGACCTGGCTACAACCTTTGGTTATGGCGTTATTGTAGCTATCCCAGCAATTATCATCGCAGGGCCTATTTTTGCGGGTACGTTAAAAAAAATGCAATCTAACCCCGCAATTTCCATGCGAGGGGATCAAATGCCCGATGCGCAATTGCCAGGGATAATTACCAGCATATTTTCTTCCTTGCTGCCGGTACTGATCATTGGAGGTTGTACCTTGATAACCAGGGTTTACGGCTATAATGCCGCTGTAAAAAATATCAGCGGTTTTATCGGCGATCCTACGATAGCCATGGTACTAACCATCTGTATAGCCACGTACACACTGGGTATACGTACAGGTAAAAGGCTAACTACCATTATGTCCATCTATGGCGAATCTGTGAAGGATATTGCCATGATCCTGTTAATTATTGGCAGTGCGGGCATTTTGAAAGAAATATTTGTGGAAACAGGCGTTAGCAACGAGCTTGCCGCCCTTTTACAAGGTTTTAACCTACCTCCCCTGCTTTTGGCATGGCTTATCACCGCTGTGCTCCGGCTTTGCCTGGGCTCCGCCACCATAGCAGGACTAACCGCAGCGGGGATAGTTTATCCTTTGATTGCACATCATGGCGCTAACCCCAACCTGATGGTGCTCGCGGTGGGCTCCGGCAGTCTCTTCTGCTCGCATGTGAATGATACTTCCTTTTGGCTGTTCAAAGAATACCTCGGCCTGTCTATGAAGCAAACCTTCTTATCCTGGTCATTGATGGAAACCCTTGTCTCGGTGATCGGGCTTATTGGGGTACTCATTTTAGGTGAGATTTTTAAGGTAACAACGATAGGCTAA
- a CDS encoding IlvD/Edd family dehydratase, whose translation MGAYRSSDWFGKKDKMGLIYRSWMKNQGMPEDMFDGRPVIGICNTWSELTPCNAHLRDIAESVRRGVLEAGGFPVEFPIMSLGETLLKPTAMLFRNLASMDAEESIRGNPIDGVVLLTGCDKTTPSTLMGAASVDLPTIVVQGGPMLNGKYHGHDIGSGTSVWKLTEELKKGNISYEEYAEVESCMSRSPGHCMTMGTASTMACMVESLGMSLTGGAAIPAVDARRKRLAQLSGRRIVEMVKEDLRISKILTRDAFENAIKVNAAVGGSSNFIIHLTAIAGRIGVPLNLEDFDDIGSKMPLLVNLMPSGKFLMEDFYYAGGVPAVLKQMQSVLKMDVMTVSGKTHSENIASAGVTYNKEVIYEFEQPLIPEAGIAVLKGNLALNGAVIKPSAATPSLMQHRGRAVVFEDIEDYHARIDDPELDIDETCVMVLKSVGPVGYPGMPEVGNMTLPKKLLDKGVIDMVRISDGRMSGTAYGTVILHVSPESAIGGNLGLVENGDIIELDVANKRIHLEVTDEVLAIRRSNWTPPMPLADRGYVNLYIKHVQQADKGADLDFLVGGSGPTVTRDSH comes from the coding sequence ATGGGAGCGTACAGAAGTTCGGACTGGTTCGGAAAAAAGGATAAGATGGGTCTTATTTACAGAAGCTGGATGAAAAACCAGGGTATGCCGGAGGATATGTTTGACGGCAGGCCGGTAATAGGAATCTGTAACACGTGGTCGGAACTGACGCCGTGTAACGCGCACCTGCGCGACATTGCTGAAAGCGTACGCCGCGGTGTACTGGAAGCCGGCGGTTTTCCGGTTGAATTTCCAATCATGTCGTTAGGCGAAACACTGCTAAAACCTACAGCCATGTTGTTTCGTAACCTGGCCAGCATGGATGCCGAAGAATCCATAAGAGGTAACCCAATTGACGGGGTGGTACTGCTTACCGGCTGTGATAAAACTACACCCTCAACCTTAATGGGTGCAGCCAGTGTAGATTTGCCCACCATTGTGGTACAGGGCGGGCCTATGTTAAACGGAAAATACCATGGCCATGATATTGGCTCGGGCACCAGTGTATGGAAGCTGACAGAAGAGCTAAAGAAAGGCAACATCAGCTATGAAGAATATGCAGAAGTTGAAAGCTGCATGTCCCGAAGCCCGGGCCATTGCATGACGATGGGCACCGCTTCTACCATGGCCTGCATGGTGGAGTCGTTAGGCATGAGCCTGACAGGTGGCGCAGCCATCCCCGCGGTTGACGCCAGACGAAAGAGGCTTGCCCAATTATCTGGCAGAAGAATAGTTGAAATGGTTAAAGAGGACCTTCGCATCTCCAAGATATTAACGCGCGACGCTTTTGAGAATGCCATTAAAGTAAACGCCGCCGTAGGTGGTTCATCAAACTTTATTATTCACCTCACAGCAATAGCAGGCCGGATTGGTGTGCCTCTGAATCTGGAGGATTTTGACGATATTGGAAGTAAAATGCCGCTGCTGGTAAACTTAATGCCCTCGGGTAAATTCCTGATGGAAGACTTTTACTATGCGGGTGGAGTGCCAGCTGTGCTCAAACAAATGCAGTCGGTTTTAAAAATGGACGTGATGACGGTGAGCGGTAAAACCCATAGCGAAAACATAGCCAGCGCCGGAGTAACCTATAATAAGGAAGTTATTTACGAGTTTGAGCAGCCCCTGATCCCGGAAGCAGGCATTGCGGTGTTAAAGGGCAACCTGGCCCTTAACGGCGCTGTGATAAAACCATCGGCCGCCACGCCCAGCCTGATGCAGCACCGTGGCCGTGCCGTAGTGTTCGAAGATATTGAGGATTACCATGCAAGGATTGATGATCCCGAGCTTGATATCGATGAAACTTGCGTAATGGTATTAAAAAGTGTTGGCCCTGTAGGCTATCCAGGCATGCCCGAAGTTGGTAACATGACGCTACCCAAAAAATTACTTGATAAAGGGGTGATAGATATGGTGAGGATATCAGACGGAAGAATGAGCGGCACTGCCTACGGTACCGTGATATTGCATGTATCGCCCGAATCAGCCATAGGCGGAAACCTGGGACTTGTGGAGAACGGCGACATCATAGAACTTGACGTGGCTAACAAGCGCATTCACCTGGAGGTGACAGATGAAGTGCTCGCTATCCGAAGAAGTAACTGGACACCGCCGATGCCACTGGCAGATCGCGGTTATGTAAACCTGTATATCAAGCACGTACAGCAGGCGGATAAGGGTGCAGATCTGGATTTCCTGGTGGGTGGCTCGGGGCCGACAGTAACGCGGGATTCACATTAA
- a CDS encoding ATP-binding protein: MSNVNITSKGIQKILKKYNAEQAIAEYIWNGFDAKADTVFVDYTVDALGTLEFLEISDNGYGINFDNLRTKFEPFYESEKAIEISAPVHTSAMHGKNGVGRLTFFTFAFSAQWITTFQTAEGLKSGKIQMNAERLNNYEPVALTVAMSNHSGTTVTFKDVQLSSNQMDEEILPYLMAEFCWFLELNRSKNFRIIINGEVLDYTPNVSSRDELEFYEDKSGTVFRITFVQWKKALHRELSKYYFLNSTDNEVYKDFTTLNKKADDFFHSVYIQSDFFDDFNFKSSESDQQDQLFGKTKSSAEYKFLIKEISKYVLDRRKPYLRTFGERMIERFEEDGILPEYANEWEGKYKRAQLNEALLCLYGIEPKLFTNLNTDQKKTFVRFLDVLLESNEREQLLTIIDGIVDLEPEEREELAKLFSTTRLNRIAGTAKLVAERYRVYHLLKELVTKPRLNAVEVKHLQLAIERHCWILGEQYHLITPADARFEEALRSYTHILTEGDNAPGIDQPDELRDTDVFVSGQRILGNRVENILVEVKHPAINIGKEQYLQVDQYLDIILKQPEFGGDNMYWAFHLIGQQFDDSGFMEQKIAGNQNPADPWLALSLHDGRVKVYVKTWNAIFADFELRHKQISEKLKLERDRLINEWSTMAM, encoded by the coding sequence ATGTCAAACGTTAACATCACTTCAAAAGGGATCCAGAAGATCCTGAAAAAATATAATGCAGAACAAGCTATCGCTGAGTACATCTGGAATGGTTTTGATGCGAAAGCAGATACGGTTTTTGTGGATTACACAGTAGATGCACTTGGAACGCTGGAGTTTCTGGAGATTTCCGACAATGGCTACGGAATTAATTTTGATAACCTGCGAACTAAATTTGAGCCTTTTTACGAGTCTGAAAAGGCAATAGAGATTTCGGCACCTGTTCATACTTCGGCTATGCATGGTAAAAATGGAGTTGGTAGGCTCACCTTTTTTACTTTCGCTTTCTCTGCGCAATGGATAACCACTTTTCAAACTGCCGAAGGATTAAAAAGCGGCAAAATTCAAATGAATGCCGAGCGGTTAAATAATTATGAACCGGTGGCTTTAACCGTTGCCATGAGCAATCATTCGGGTACTACCGTAACCTTTAAGGATGTGCAGTTAAGCTCCAACCAGATGGACGAAGAAATATTGCCCTACCTGATGGCCGAGTTTTGTTGGTTCTTGGAGCTTAACCGTTCTAAAAATTTCCGTATCATCATCAATGGTGAAGTTTTAGATTATACGCCCAATGTAAGCAGCCGCGATGAACTCGAATTTTATGAGGATAAGTCGGGTACAGTTTTCCGGATCACTTTTGTGCAATGGAAAAAGGCGCTTCACCGCGAGCTCTCTAAATACTATTTCCTGAACAGCACCGATAACGAGGTTTATAAGGATTTTACGACTTTGAACAAAAAAGCAGATGACTTTTTCCATAGCGTTTATATTCAGAGTGACTTTTTTGACGATTTTAATTTTAAAAGCAGCGAGAGCGATCAGCAGGATCAGTTATTCGGAAAAACAAAATCATCAGCTGAGTATAAATTCCTGATCAAAGAAATTAGTAAATATGTTTTGGATCGGCGCAAGCCTTACCTTCGCACTTTTGGCGAGCGGATGATTGAACGCTTTGAAGAGGACGGCATTTTGCCGGAATATGCTAACGAATGGGAAGGGAAATATAAAAGGGCACAGTTAAACGAAGCATTGCTTTGTTTGTATGGCATTGAACCTAAATTGTTTACCAACCTAAATACAGATCAGAAAAAAACTTTTGTTCGTTTTTTAGATGTCCTGCTCGAATCCAACGAGCGGGAGCAGCTTCTAACCATCATCGACGGCATCGTTGATCTGGAACCGGAGGAAAGGGAAGAACTTGCTAAACTATTCAGCACCACACGCCTTAACCGAATCGCGGGTACTGCCAAGCTGGTTGCCGAGCGTTACCGGGTGTACCATCTGTTAAAAGAGTTGGTTACAAAACCCCGGCTAAACGCGGTGGAGGTTAAGCATTTGCAGTTGGCTATTGAGCGCCATTGCTGGATTTTGGGCGAACAGTATCACCTGATTACACCCGCTGATGCACGGTTTGAAGAAGCCCTGCGCAGCTATACCCATATCCTGACAGAGGGGGACAACGCTCCTGGAATCGATCAACCGGATGAGCTTAGGGACACGGATGTTTTTGTCAGCGGACAACGAATCCTCGGCAACCGCGTAGAAAACATCCTGGTAGAGGTAAAACATCCTGCTATAAATATCGGAAAAGAACAATACCTGCAGGTAGATCAATACCTTGATATCATTTTAAAGCAGCCTGAATTTGGCGGCGACAATATGTACTGGGCGTTTCATTTGATAGGGCAACAGTTTGACGACTCAGGCTTTATGGAGCAAAAAATAGCGGGTAATCAAAACCCAGCAGATCCCTGGCTGGCCCTGTCGCTTCATGATGGCCGCGTAAAAGTGTACGTAAAAACCTGGAACGCCATTTTTGCCGATTTCGAGTTGAGGCACAAGCAGATAAGCGAGAAACTAAAACTTGAACGGGATAGGTTGATCAACGAATGGAGCACTATGGCTATGTGA
- a CDS encoding YtxH domain-containing protein, which translates to MKNQTKLIVGLLAGAAAVAAVGLLISTDKGNEIKEELTDYLADIIKSVKSKAQSTADNLADIKDNAVNSARSAIKSKVDEAAEAVGN; encoded by the coding sequence ATGAAAAATCAAACAAAATTAATAGTGGGTTTATTGGCCGGAGCTGCCGCTGTTGCAGCGGTAGGCTTATTGATTTCGACAGATAAAGGCAATGAAATCAAAGAAGAATTGACAGATTACCTTGCCGACATCATTAAATCTGTAAAAAGTAAGGCACAATCAACAGCTGATAACCTGGCTGATATTAAAGATAATGCTGTAAACTCGGCCCGGTCTGCTATTAAAAGCAAGGTTGACGAAGCTGCTGAAGCTGTAGGAAATTAA